The Apodemus sylvaticus chromosome 19, mApoSyl1.1, whole genome shotgun sequence sequence AAAGATGCTTTCAACCTCAGACAACAGGAAGCATTGTAAAGAGTACAGCAGCCTCATTCCTACCTCCCTTTCTATTTTCTCACCTTTTTTTAGCAAACAAAAGGGAGGAATGTTGTAAATCAGGCACTCCATCAGCCTACCTTTCAGTGACTTAGCACCAGTAGCTGACATACCTGTTGTTGTAAGATGTGGCTCATTTTCACTGTCATTGTGAGCTCCATCTTTTCCTATGTAATAGACACATCTTTACAAGGTCCCTCTAGATGTCAtgcctctctcattttctctatctccctttttctctgcttGCCAGTGTTCACTTCTCTTTTATGTCCCCACTCCCGCTTCTGTTTCCCCTTCCTCAGTAAACCTCTCCTGTTAGATCTGTTACATGGTGTAGTCCATGCAACATAACGTGGCACAGACCCACCAAGGTACTTTTTGCTGCGTCATCCTAACTCAGTGGGCTTGGAGAATTATAAGAATATCTCACAAACAGCAAAACATTTCTTTGGTGATTTTGTTTAGAAATTCATACTACTGTCATAACTAAATGATTATGTGTAtttcaatacaaaacaaaagttttaatatttaatgcttGAGTTTTATCTAGACTTTAAGGAAAACCTAAGAAACTAAGGTGTAATTTTTTCATCTACTCTCAACATCAAATGGTCTCTGAGAATTAACATTGCTTGAACAATGGACATTAATACTATGCACGTTTGTTAATACAAGTTAGCTTATATTTTATGTCATATTATTGTGAATTGCACCTAATAAAAGGCAATAGTTTGTGAGAAATACTGAGATAAAAAACTTTGTAAACTTGGGATTCCTTTTCAGATTATACTTAGCTAAGGAAATGGGCTCTCCTTTTGTATAACAATGGGTCATCAAGGTTTTACAAAAGCCTTTTCTAATGCTCCAGATTCCTTTGCCTCATCAATTGGAAACACAGGAAAAGGAGAGGCTACCTTGGTGTCAGTGATAGGAAATGCagcattttgttctttgttttagaGGGAGATGGAAATATTGCCGCAGCCCTTGTAGTGTAGCTCAATCATCCTTGTTTTATTTACTGAGCACTAATGTCTACAGCATGATACTGAGAAGCAGAAGGCTATGTGTGTGCTCTGTGAGTTAACAAATGACAGAATAAGTAAAAGATTCAAATAGGACTAATCTGCCCATCTAAAGAAAGTTTGGGTTAATCAGTGTTGCTGAAAGAAGCAActgtaatgtatttttaaataggtTGTCTGGTAAACAAATAGAATtcatacacaaaaagaaaagtcTCATGGATTGTAGCATCTCAATTTACTGGAGTACTTTAATGGATATGATTTTTGCATATATTCTGTATTAGATGACATCTGCATGGTCTTAATTTCCAAATTTCCATAATTTTGGAAATATAGACCATTAATGTTTCTAATCACAAAcccatttaatttaaatttcagattCTATACCCTAGAATATTTCCTGCACaacttaaaacaataacaaaagcaaataaacaacaaacagtaaaaccaaaaaaaaaaaaaaaaggatttttcagaacatttttaaaaattttgtcaaGAACTTAATCTTAAACTTAGAAATAGtgacaggggactggagagatggttcagtggttaagagaactgactgttctttcagaggtcctgagttcaattcccagcaaccatgtggtggctcacaaccatctgtaataggatctgatgtcctcttctggtctgtcagAAAGCAGCTAGAGTATACTCATATATTAAAAAAGTGacagttacattttaaaaaaaagaaatagtgacagaaaacaaagaagtGATATTTATTAGGTGAATGTTTAGACATTCACACCTTATACTTTATAGTATATGATTTGTGTAAAGAAAACCTATGGATGTATACTCACagtatgaaaatgtcacattatTCATAATGAGCATATATGTTcatgattttataaattatcacagagaaatttgTGTAGATTAATGAAATGAGAAATAACTCATTTTTCAATTAGACACAGTAAGAGCCATATTCAACTTGTAAGTCCCACGTGCCCAAGGACCAGGTAACGTCTTAGAACGCTGGGTAttgtagttcttggaaaataGCAAAGTCATATGGGAAGTACGGTGACTGTATGGTTTTGTCTTTAAAAGCCCctttgatggggctggagagatggctcagtggttaagagcagtgactgctcttccgaaggtcctgagttctagttcaattcctggcaactacatggtggctcacaaccatctgtaatgggatcagatgtcagatgccctcttctggtgtgtctgaaggcagctacagtgtactcaggttttatacacacacacacacacacacacacacacacacacaaagacttatttaaaaaaaaaaaaaagctcctgtGACTTGTGTTCATTGCTACTTGCTTGGATTCCAGGGAGCAGATCTGACCAGAGTCTATCATGGtcagtatttaattaaagtttGCTTCAAGATTGGCTCCAAATTAtggaacttgttttttttttcttaatctcagTATTAGCAACACATCTATGATTTCTTTTACAACttcaattttaagttttaaattcaATGTCCTtttagaaaaattcaaagcacttTCAAATATTACCTGTATGCTTTCACcccatttctctgtccccttttctctccccctcatGCACATTGAATTAAGGAAAGTGTTGCTGCACACATTTGGTGAAAAGAATGACAAAAAACTTGTCTTATACACACAACTTATACTTGTTGAAGAAATCATGTTATGATTCAATATGAGTTTTACTCCTATTAAGGTAATAATGCTGGCATTTGATGAACTCAGTTCTCCCTTACAGCTTTACCCAATATGTATTGTTAATCAGTCAAAAGCaaacagtaataaaatatttaatatattcaccAAAGGTTGTAATTTAATATTGTTCTCACAAtcatacattgaaataaaatgagcATGCCTTGAATGAGATagcttttttatgtgtataaatttcATGTGACTTAACTTTCTTCAGTTAGAACATTTTCAACATTTGTTATTCTAATTAGTGTTTCTTGTGCAAATCATCATACTGTTCTGCCTTATCTTCCAGATTAGACATTTTTAAACCACATCCTGTTTATTGAGTAACAACCCCAAATTGTGTTGGGTGTGTTATGAATTATTAGACAagctttatttcaaaatattttatatttaaaattttgatgtACAAATTTTCTTACAGATTTTTCTTATGTACTTTAAAATGAGTGTCTTTACTGTGACTCAGAATAACAAATGTTATGGCCATCTGCTGTTGTATGAACTCTTCAGTCACAGTGCTCAGTCCTGCCTGCAGTTCAAGCATCCCTTAAGGTTATTGCCACAATGAGAGATCTATTGCACTTTTATAGTGCAGTATATGTATCACCAATAGTTGACTGTTTCCTTCTTGGCCCAGTCACTCTTAAGATCTCTGTGGCATTTGTTAGATGGTTCCCTCATGAATTCCAAGTCCAGAATTTTCTTTGAGAAGCAAATCTGTTTATTCTTGCTGCTTTGGCCTTTCTTTAGCTATTGCCTTGTCTTGACCCAAAACTCCTTTGTTAGTGCCCTCCTCAGGGCGGCCTTCACATCCTTGTTCCTCAAAGTATAGATGAATGGGTTGAGGGTAGGTGTGACAATGCCGTAGAACAGAGCCATGATCTTGCCCCTGTCATGAGAATAGCTTGAGGGAGGCTGAACATACATACTGATAGCTGTAAAGTAGAAGAGGAAGACCACTACCAAATGTGAAGCACAGGTATTAAAGGCCTTCCAGCGACTCTCAGCAGAACGGAGTTTCAGCACTGCCTGAGCAATGAACACATAGGTGCCCAGGATGAGGCTGAGAGGCACCAAGAGCAGTAAAGCTCCAAGAACGTTAAGCTCAGCTTCATTCACAGTTGTGTCAATGCAAGCTAGCTTCAAAAGGGCTGGAACTTCACAGAAGAAATGGTCTATTACTCTCTGTCCACACCTTGGGGCTACCACAGTGAGGGTGGACTGCACAAGAGAGTTTGCAAATCCACTAATCCAGGTCCCTGTGGCCATATGGATGCACCGTTTCTGGTTCATGATGATAGGATAGTGAAGGGGCTTGCAAATGGCAGCAAAGCGGTCAAAGGCCATGATGGCCAGAAGGATGCATTCAGTTGAGCCCAAGGCCAAGAAAATATAAAGCTGGGCCACACAGCCACCATAGCTAATGGTCTTTTCAGGCCCTCTAAGATTGACCAACATCTGAGGGACAGTGCTTGTAGTATAGCAGAGGTCCAGAAGAGAAAGGTTAGAGACAAAAAAGTACATGGGGCTGTCAAGCTGGGGGTCTAGGCGAGAAACCAGGATAATGGAGATATTACCAAATAAGGCAAAGATGTAGGCCACCAGAAAAATTACAAAGAGAGGTGTCTCCAGCCAAGGCCGGTCAGAAAATCCCAATAAGATGAAGTCATCTACTGAGCTCTGATTGTTGATCCACATATTACTATTAACAAGTAAAATTCTAGCTTTAACCTGTAAATACCTAATTTCAGAGATGGTCACCACTCAGCTAAGAGGAAACAATGGAAAATTAGAAGTAATACAGAGATAAGATGCCCGTTTTCTCTCTGTATAATATTGCCTTGGCATGGTTGTAGTATTGAAAGAACAGCAGTATACCTGTGGAATGTTGCTTAATTAATGGCTGGTTAATTCAGGTTAGCTATTTTCtggattttgttatattttcttttaaaatgcatccTCAGTAATACCATTGGCTCAACATGATGTGGGCGTTTAGTAGCGACAGCATAGAATAGATTAACACAAATTTGGAGAAGACAGAGTTCCTCCAAACCACTTGAACAATGTAGCAAAGGCAGAGTGCAgtgggtctgtgtctgtgttttaggGCAACACATCCATCTTTCTCACAATGAGAATAAGACCAAGAATCTCATGAGACCTGGAACATTTCATAAAACCTGGGTGATAAGAAGATGTCATGCCAggacttcttttgttctttccaagTTCTCCGGCCCATCCTATGGTGAGATAAAAAGCATCATAGAACACAGCAGAACGTTTAAGAACCTTCTTAAAATTTCAGGCCTAGGATATTTGTAGATTGTGAACATGctgtttaaaaatatctctataaAAGACTTTTCATCTTAGAGAAACACCAGAGTTTCAAATGTTTAAATCCTTGTACAATTCTGTATCTACTTGTAATTGCTCAGTGTTATcagcacacacaaatgtacacatttcCCTTCAGCcttctttattctgaaatatgACTCACTAGTTCTACTATGTCTACTACCTCAGCTGCCCCATTGAAATTcctttatattatcacttatgaAAAGTAACCTCAATGGCCAGTTATTCTAATTCTtgtcttaaatttgtttttgttgggcTGGGAAACAACTCAGTTGATAAAAGGCTTGCAGCCCAAGCCATATAACCCAAGGCTCATCATTGGAGCCTACATAATTAAAAAAGCAATAAGGTCACAAGTGGGGATAGTGGgccacatctgtaattccaatactCTTCCAATAAgatgggagacaggaggatttgcCAGAAGTTCATATGTTCATCACAGAATCAGAAAAATAAGATACCTTGCTTTAAAAcaaatttgaagaaaagaaatgattccTGAAATCCTTTATTCTTCTCCTCTCATAAGCTTTCACCTGCGAATACCCacattcatatacaaatatatatacacacaatatacacatgcttaaattcatttttgtttaaatCCCAATATTTGTATAAGTTTGCCCTTTGTTGAAATCCCAGACTTTCTGCTTACTAACTGTGATTTTGAGTGTCTGTTTCATGCTTCAATATTCTTCTTTAAAACAAGCATAGAAGCACTTATATAGGTAAGTGTATTAAACAATATAATGTAACTTGTAAACCTACCCCAGTTTCAGTTCTATATCAATTAACTAtggattctttatttacatggtaGAAGTTAAAAATAgtgtgtttgctttattttgtacCTACATACACTGTATTATAGAAATTAACAGATATCTATTAGGATGTAGTAAAAATGATATGACTGATAAATCAGTTTCAGATTCATTGACTATTATTCTGACACCTTTTTGTCCCACCCTATTATTACAATGAGACAATGAAAATCTTAAAGGCTTTCTTTAGCCGGGCCTATTTTCTAAGTCTGTGCTATTGCTCTGGTGGTAGAATGAATGACAGTGATGAATGATAGGGAGAGAGTATTTCTACAGCCAGACCTCTGTCTCTACCTATAAATCAAGTGTGATAGCATACCCCTGTAATCTCATCCTTTTGGAGACAGAAGCAAAGAATTGCAAGCTTGAAGCCTGCCTGGCCTCTCTATTGCATAATCAGGTCTAAAGAAATATCCCTATACATAGTAGCATTTCCCTACAGGGTAGTGGGCACATtcatactactttttttttttttttgatttggttttttcgagacagggtttctctgtatagccctggctgtcctggaactcactctgtagaccaggctggcctcgaactcagaaatccgcctgcctctgcttcccagagtgctgggattacaggcatgtgccatcaccgcccggctcttgTCTTTAATCTTAATGAGTTCCTTTGATATTTTATCTCATCTGTTTCCAGAAAAACCTTTTACTTTTTCATTCCATGCCTGaggcataataaaaaatattatgtatgtatcCTTCTACCTCTAATTATAAAATTTCTGTCATTaaccaataaatatatttattttacttggtAAGAATCAGTGGGCTTTGAGTGTATTACTTCATAACTTTTAGGGATTCCATTAGTTAAAACAAATCAAAGTACTTGGATATAAACTCTGTATTGCTTTTACAACCATTGAAAATTGAAATTCATCTATTTTGTAATTAAAGACAACCAGCTGTACCATTTGTATATGATGTAAGTTGGAATGTAAACGATAGCAACAATATTAATAACTTACATAGTGAAATTGCTCCAGAAATTTCCAGATGCCTATGACCATCTATGGAAAATTAAGTTGATTACTGAGACTTCTACCTTATAGAGTTTGTTCACTTTCACCACACTAATTCAAGTCCTCACTTCAAATTTGGTCCATATAATTCCACTCTTTTTCCACTTCTCACTCAGTGACTGTGTTTTAGAAGTAGTGTTTCAGAAACATATTAATTTCTTGTATTATATTCCCAAGGAGATGGGACAGACAGCATTTCCTGTAGAGTAGAAGATTATTTTAAGAATAGAGATTTATTTGGCATGaagaaaaacctttatttttctttgtattcatgACCCAAATTTTGCCTTGGGAACAAATGAAGTTTTCTCTTGGGTTGCAGATTCGGTCATGGATGGTACTCAGCATTCACATAACTTCTGTATGATTATAATCTCTAAAATGCCAACTGTAGAATATTACCTTTGTCCAGTGTGGATGAGTGCTTTGTGAAGAAGTCTGCATTCACAATATCATTTCTGAGTTTCTGAAAATTTCATACTATTTTTCTAAGCTGTAAAAGCCAAGATTCTTTCACTGTGTTTCACAGtgattattacattattttcccaccatttcTCTCCAAATAAGTATAGGctattatttctgtttataaatGCTATTGAGTTTCTGAGATAAGCATGGGCTGTTTCCAATAATTTCAAATTACatgattataatttataataactgTGATTttaatattgtataatatatataatacatatgtaatatataatcctatatattatataattataaaatatacatatatattttataattatataaatatataatttatgtaatacATGATATATTATACGTATTATATATTctgcataatatatgtatattataaatataaaatgttacttataattatataatatataatgatatattatataatatttgatttttaGTAAAATATACTGCTAATTGTTTTGAAATATGTTAGAATCTAGGATCATAATTGATGTATTTTTTCAGAGATTTTAGTAAATTGCGTACAACCACATTTTGTGGGAGAGATTTTCTCCTTGCCAATGTGAGAtccacatatatttaatataataataaagcatttaatataaatatttaatatatgataCATTCTATGTAATATATggcatatataatattacataattatatattgtataaaaataaaatttattataagtGTAATAAATTAATAACAGTAGTCATCAGTATAGTTTTTATATATGGATTACAGCACATTTCTACAGTTTTAAGTACTTGATACACtcctaaatattaaatatttctaggaatatggaagaaaaatgaataatgataaaagaCCAATTCTTAAATCATAAGGTAGaattgagagaagaaaatggagaagaaggaacagagagtgggagggaaagaATCATATGAGGACTGTACTGCTGTTGCACTGACTCAGAGAAGATGCTTAAgtcagtatttgtcaggcagaAGCACAGAGGTAGAACAAAATTATAATGAGGGAGACAGTTAAGACTAACTAAGGTAATTCAGTTGATTTGCCTTGAAAGGACTATGGGGAAGGGGAGTGGTTGCCTTATTGATATATAAGATAATTATGGTGTTTAGGGAAacttaatttagaaataaaaatatgctgtGGTTCCTGTGAAAGGAGGAATTAAATATGCAAGATGTATCTAATTGATATCATAAAAAAAGTGTGAAAAGGAGTGGAAGGTCCTGAGGTTGGAATCTGATGTTAGGTCTTAAGGCAGGTAGCTAACCATCTCAGATGTTTAAATTGTTCTATGCTCCTCACTTTCTACACTGGCTCAGATATATGCTAACAAGCTAAATTTACTTAGATATTGCTATCTTTTTAACTTCCTGACTTGGTTATTAGATGCCcttatttttaattgtcaaaTTTAAACAGCTTCGAAGTTATTGATATGTTTGGGCTTTCAGTACTAGGTAGATTTGTACACATAATTCTCTATTTTAACACCCACAAATACTGAAATGCAGAAAAGTCAATCTGGAAAGTGCTGAAAATTTTATCTACAGATATTAAATGAAGATACAAGGTTCTGAATGTAAATAGCATTAGCAGTGATGTATATTTTCATAGCCTCCTAATAAAACTGTATGAGAAGGATCTGTGGATactataatgcacacacacacacacacataatgtatatacataatatatatgtattatgtgtatacatatatgtatattatatatatatataatcttcacatatatattatacttttCATGTCCATACCTGATTGGTTCTTACAATAAGCCTCTAAATAAGTATTATCATCGGTTTTTCAATTGAAGagaagaaacaagtataaagagaATATATCCAGCCCTTGCTCAAGTTTGTGCATGTAAATTCAAAATCAAAGATCGAATAATGTTAGGTTTCAAATCCAGttttcaaagtttttaaaatgaaaatgtggatGACTAGAGAGAATTAACCTTTcagtttaaaattattgttttatatatttttccattccattcctGAGAGCTacagcaaaattaaataaatgattggTTTGACTCACCTTCCATTTCCAGATCCCTCCTGTGTTTTCCTGGTATTGGGTCTATAGAGTTTGTGCATAATGATCAGGAATGGAAAAAAAACTGACTTGTGTCTCAGATAGAGGGTGCGGACAAGTTTCTATCTGAATCTCTTCTTTCTGACCTATGAAAAGGCCAAATTTAAGTATCCAACTCCCATTTATGGCTGTTTTCTGGCCCCACAAACCAACAGGGAGGTTTCCCCCATTTCCTTAGTTGCATCCTGTTTTAAACCTCTGAGGTTCAGCACAATTATCACCATTGTTGCCAGCATGTccagaagaaaagaaccagagggaccagacagaaagaaaaccccagaaacaaacaagaaaaaattaaaacaagggctggagagatggctcagtggttaagagcactgactgctcttccagaggtcctgagttcaattcccagcaaccacatggtggctcacaaccatctgtaatgggatccgacaccctcttctggtgtgtgtattcacataaaataaacaaaataaatctctaaaaaaatttaaaaaattaaaacaaaacataaactttAGAGTCAGTAAGAAGAAATCAAACCACTCAAATAAGACCTGGTCAAATAAGGGAATTTCTAGATTGGAACTAGTGTGCTTACTGTTTTGAGAAAAGTAGTGCAACTTCATAcagttgtaaaatgtttctaagtaTGACTATTATAAAGCGATATTTGATTATTTATAGGTTTGTGAGGACCTGGAGACTGTTCATCTTTTAAGCAAAGTTTTGAATTGTTGCCTCTTATAACCCACATAGGTCTCCTAGTCTGGCTCCTGCTCCATATTTTTACTCTCTACTTATGCACTGGActtgatttagtttttttttttctctctcattttatgAACTgaagttcatgtgaaaattcattgtaTCAAATGTGCATCTCACATCATAAAGGTGAAAAATCCCTTCCATAGAATGTGGTTGGAagggatatcatttaaaaatctCTGGAAAAATTCAGAATTAAGATCTCACATTTAAcatatctcaaaacaataaaaatgttaatatagcaatgaaataatggaGAAAGATATCACTTAGTTCTGATATCACTAAAAACTCTGAGTCCCTAAAAGACATATGTTTTGGTAAAAGTTAAATTTCTGCAAAGATGAAGAGATGATTACCATGAAGGaaggagaacaaacaaaaaacaacagataaTTACTAAGGCAAACAATCTTGTTTAACacttaaatgaataataaaatatttattcttatatctaaaaatataattaaagtcATAGTTGGATACAGTTTTTACTTAAATTGAAAAGAACaaagattttcattttgtatCAAATTGGTTATATAATGTCATCTGTACAAATCTTGGAAAGCAGCTTTGGACTTTATGCCATCTGCAAATATCATAGGAATGTACATTACATCTGACACAGATTGCCATCGGTTCATGCAGAGGCATGAACATCTTCAATTCGTTATTTACATAAGCACAGAATAATGCATGTTAAATGCTCACTAATCTTGTGATTATTCCTTACATATTTACACTGTAATGCATTTAttaattaaacataataaaaaaagtttatggatagaaaattaaaatggtcTCCAAGGTATGTACATAGtcatacacaaatgcatgcacacacacacacacacacacacacacacacacacaccacacacacacacacaatcccaccTTAAGATAGAATGGCAAAGTAGGAAGCCTAAACAAACCAGTACTGAATAACCATATCAAATCAATGGTTAAGTGTCTTGTCAACAGCAGTCAAAGCCCATGAAAGTTTTTTCTTGTTCTGCCTACTAATGCCAGAGCCTGTGTCTTAAGTGCTACTCAAAAGTGAGATGATGTATTCACAAAATGAACAGGACTATGACACTTTCTGAACTCCTGATGATGCTCAGGGAACCATGTGAGGCATGTGTCAGCATCATTTTAGCTCTTTATTGTAGATTTTTAAACAGTGTTACAGGGCTTGGGTTCTCGGAGCAGAATGAGGAAACTCTCAAGTAAAAGCTGCATGCTTTATCTAGGAGAGTCTTGACTGACAGTATGTCAATCAGACCTAGCAGGGTGGGTATAGAAGTTCTACAGGCTTCAGATCCTGAGGCTTTGAAGGGCAAGTTTTACTTTCAAATGTTGTGACATCATAGAACCCTTACCTGGATGTGTGGACCTGGAGACTATCCATGTTTTAGATAAggttttaaattatgattttagTTTCACAACACACTCTGCCTTCTAATATGGATTTTAactttttctcctgtttttaagATCACATGGTACTATTCATTggaacatttatattcttttaagagaatGACAATTATCACTTCTGTTTTAATAGATCATATTTGATCAGATCTCATTTTTAGACACTCATGTGGATAACAATGAGGATGAATTGATAGAAATAT is a genomic window containing:
- the LOC127669367 gene encoding olfactory receptor 2B6-like, with the protein product MWINNQSSVDDFILLGFSDRPWLETPLFVIFLVAYIFALFGNISIILVSRLDPQLDSPMYFFVSNLSLLDLCYTTSTVPQMLVNLRGPEKTISYGGCVAQLYIFLALGSTECILLAIMAFDRFAAICKPLHYPIIMNQKRCIHMATGTWISGFANSLVQSTLTVVAPRCGQRVIDHFFCEVPALLKLACIDTTVNEAELNVLGALLLLVPLSLILGTYVFIAQAVLKLRSAESRWKAFNTCASHLVVVFLFYFTAISMYVQPPSSYSHDRGKIMALFYGIVTPTLNPFIYTLRNKDVKAALRRALTKEFWVKTRQ